The Stigmatella aurantiaca DW4/3-1 genome contains the following window.
GGATGATGCGGTGGAAGATCGAGCCCTTGTAGTGCAGCGGCTTGCCCTGCTTTCCGATGCCCTTCTCGCCCGTGCACAGGGCCCGGAAGTTCTCGGCGGTCTTGGGCGTGCGCTCATAGTCGAGCGCGAAGACGATGCGGCCGGACGGGGTGTCGTTGATGGAAATGTCGAAGAAGACGTTGCTGTTCGCCATTTTGATCCTCCATTCACTGCGGGAGCGTGTGCGGGGGACTGCGGTCCGCACGACGGGCCCGGGATATCAGAGCCCGCCACGAAGGAGCGAAAAAGTGACGCCCGAGCGTGCACCTCTCAATAGAGCGGCTGCCTTGGGGGACTCGAAAGCGCACGAAGAGGGGGTGGAGACAGTGCCGGGAGGGCCGGGCGGGGGCCCTCCAGCGAAGCCGTTGTGCTGGGCGGCAGTGCTTTCCGTGTAGTGTTTGGCCTGGGCCTCGAGGCCCGTCAACCCAGGGGATTTGCGATGAAGCGCATGGTCAGCAGGGCGTCCTTTCTCGTGGTGGCGCTGATGGCGGTTGCGGTGGGGCCACTGGCCTCCGTCCAGGCCGCGGAAGACACGCGCGATGCTTCCTCGAAGCAATGTCTGGCCGAGCGCGCCGGGGAGACGGAGCGTCTCCAGGAAGTGCGGATGTCCCAGGACTCGGGGGCCGCGCCGGGGTACTGCACGGTGGATTGTTCGCGATGTGCGTCGACCCAGGAGTGCCTGAGCCGGGGCGCGGGAAGCTGCACCGCGATCAAGGCTTGCCGGGGTCCATCTCAGGAGTAGGCGTTGGCCAGGAAGGCCCAAGGGCGGGCTCCTTGGCACCGGAAGGGCTCAGGGGGCGTAGTTGCGCGAGGGCAACCTCGCGCGCAGCAGCAGCGTCACCACGGACAGCAGCAGCCACGGGGCGATGTGGCCGAGCGCCAGGTGTTCGGCGCTCCCATCCGCACAGTGCAGGTGCAGGACGAAGAGTCCCACTCCCGCCGAGGACAGGCCGGCGGCCACGGCGCGCCATGGCTGGAAGGCCGAGCGGCAGAGCAGGACAAGCGTGAGCGCCAAGGGCGGGACGCTCAGGGCCACCTCGGTCACCATGCACCCCAGCACCCCGGCAAGAAAGCTCCGCATCCCCGTGTAGCCCGAGCCGCCCAGAAGTTGGAAGAGCACCACCCCCGCGGCGCCCCCGCCGATGAGGCCCCACGCCGGGCGCCGGCGCGCCGGCGCCAGAGCGATGAACGCACCGCCCCCCACCAGCACGAGGATGAGGAGCGCCAGTCCCGCGACAACGGCCGGGGAGGCCGCGTTGTTCACCCATCCCCGGCGGCCCAAGGCGAACAGCCCTCCCCCCATGACCCCGCCGAAGACCGCCAGCAGGACCAGCAGCTCGCGCCACCAAGGCGAGGCTCTGGGATGGGCGGCCAGCTCCCGCAGGGCCTGGGTGCGGGAGCGCTCGGGGGGCTCGGACAGGGGCGCTTGGGGCAGCGCTCCAAGCGCCCCGAAGCCCTCGGTGATGGCGCGGCAGTCCTCACACGAGGCGGCGTGCGCGGCCAGCTCCGGCGGCAGGGGGCCTCCCAGGGCATCCATCACGCGTGCGCACTCGGGCCTCATTCCCTCATCTCCTCGCGCTGTTGGGCCAGCAGCTCCCTCAGCCGCGCGTAACCCCGGTGGGCGCGTACCTTCACCGCTGTCTCTGTCAGGCCCATGGCCTCGGCAATCTCCGCGAAGCTCATTCCCTCGAAGCGATGCAGGACGATGGGGACCCGCTGGCCCTCTGGCAGCAGCGAGAGGGCGCGTTGCACGGTGCGCTCCAGCCCCGGGTCGCGAGGGTCCTGCGTGTCAGCGGCGGCATGGACGGGGAGCTCGCCCTCCGCGGTGAGCTCTTCCGGCCGTGCATTGCGGCGCTGCTGATCCCGGGCCGCGTTGGTGGCGATGGCGTACAGCCACGGTTTCAAGCGGGCCCCCGAAAGGAAGCGCCCCCGGGCTCGCACCAAGGAGAGAAAAGTGACCTGCACCAGGTCCTCGGCGGCCGTCCGGCTGCCGGTCAGCCGGGTGAGGTAGCCTTGCACGGGCCGGGCGTAGCGCTGGAAGAGCTCGTTGAAGGCCGCCGCATCGCCCTGGCAGAACCGCGCCATCAACGCTTCGTCGGAGGCCTCACTGCCGGAGGCGCGCCCCATGTCCGTTTCCGGGCATCGTGGGGCGGTTTCGGGTTTGAGCGGTGACACGGACCTCGGCAGCTTAACCCATGTTGGCCGGGCGGCCCTGGGCGTTTTCAGCCGATGGGCGCCTGCCGGCCTGTCAGGCGGCTTTTTCTTGAAATCAGGTGTGACCTGTGCCCTGGGGCCCCGGAGACGCACCGTGGGTGGGATTGAAAAGAGACACCCGGTCATCCACGAGCCCTGGCACGTGCTTCCATTCTGTCCGTCAAACGAGAAGAAGGTGTGAGCGCTCACATCACTTGAGCCGACATGCGTCGATTGTTGTTATGAGATGTGGTGATCCCGGTGCGATGGATTAAAATGCATGAGCGGCGTTTGGTATCGGCCGCTCAGAGGCGACATGGGATCGAAATACCGGGAGTTGAAGGAGCGCGCCTGGGAAGCCAACAGGGAGATCCCAAGGCGCGGACTCGCCATCTTCACTTTTGGGAATGTGTCTGCTCTGGATTCCGCCGCGGGTGTTTTCGCCATCAAGCCCAGCGGCGTCGCTTACGACAAGCTGTCATGGGATGACATGGTGGTGGTCGATCTCGACGGGAAGACCGTGGAAGGCACGCTCCGCCCCTCGTCTGACACGAAGACTCACATGGTGCTCTACCGGAACCTGCGGGGGCTGGGAGGGATTGCCCATACGCATTCCACCTATGCCACGGGATGGGCCCAGGCGAGGTTGCCCATCCCCTTGTATGGGACGACTCACGCGGACCACCTGACCGAGGACATTCCCTGCACCGCGGTCATGAGCGATGAGGCGGTGGAGCGCGATTATGAACTCGAGACTGGCAATCAAATCCTCGAGTGTTTCCGGAACCGGAATCCGTTGCACACGCCCATGGTGCTGGTGGCTGGGCATGCGCCTTTTGCCTGGGGAGAGTCCGCCGAGAAGGCCGTCTACAATGCGGGCGTTCTGGAGGAGATCGCGAAGATGGCGTTCATCACCCGTGGGATTACCTCGGAGGCTGTCCGCTTGCCTGACCGCCTCATCCGCAAGCACTTCGAGAGAAAGCACGGCAAGAGCGCGTATTACGGACAGAAATAATCCCCCCCTCGCCCGCGCTCACCCCGCGCGGGCTTGTCCCCGGCGGTGGGTGATTTTCTCGAACACCTTCTGGAACAGGCAGAAGACGAGCAGCAGCAGGCCGATGACAATCTTCGTCCACCAGGAGCTGAGGCTCCCCTCGAACATGATCAACGTCTGGATGGTGCCGTAGATCAGCACGCCGACGAGGGTACCCGCGACATAGCCCGAGCCTCCCGTGAGCAAGGTGCCGCCGATCACCGCCGCGGCGATGGCGTCCATCTCCATGCCCTGCGCGTGCAGCCCATAACCCGAGAGCATGTAGAAGGTGAAGGAGACGCCGGCGAGGGCGGAGCAGAGGCCGCTGAACGTGTAGGTGAGGATCTTGGTCCGCGCCACCGGCAGCCCCATCAGCAAGGCCGATTGCTCGTTTCCGCCCATCGCATAGATGGTCCGGCCAAACCGCGTGTAGTGGGCGAGGTAGATCGCCCCCGCGAGCACGGCCAGCGCGATGACGACGTTGATGGAGATGGAGCTGTCAAAGGGCAGCGGAAAGCGGAGCGCGGAGACCTCGGTGAAGAAGGTGTGGGTGATGGCGATCGAGTTGATGCTGATGAGGTAGCAGAGCCCCCGTGCCAGGAACATGCCCGCCAACGTGACGATGAAGGGCTGGATCGCGAAGTAATGGATGACGAAGCCCTGGATGGAGCCGATGACCGCCCCCATGACGAGGACCAGCGGGACGGCCAGGGCAGGGCTCCAGCCCTGGTTCTCGACCAGGGCGGCCAGCACCATGGTGGTCAGCGCGATGACCGAACCCACCGAGAGATCGATGCCCCCGGAGATGATGACGAAGGTCATCCCGATCGCCGTGACGACGAGGAATGAGTTGTCGATGAAGAGGTTGAGGAAGACCTGGAGCGAGAAGAAGCCGTCGAATGCGAAGGAGCCGGCCCCGAACATCGCCACGAAGAGCCCCAGGGTGACGGTGAGGGGCAGGTAACGCGGGTCCAGGCGGAGCTTGGGCCTTGGGGGGATCAGCAGGGGAAGTTCCGCGGCGGGGGCGGCCTTGACGTGGTTCATGACAGTGCCTCCCGTGCCTTGCCCAGGGAGGTGAGGCGGTTCCGGACCTTGTCCGATTGCAGGATGCTGACGAGGAAGACGACACCGGCCTTCACGACGAGCGTCACTTCGGGGGCAACCCCCGCGGCGTAGATGGTCGTGGTGAGCGTCTGGATGATGAGGGCGCCCAGCACGCCGCCGGTCAGCGTGAACCGGCCGCCCCCGAGCGAGGTGCCTCCCAGCACCACCGCCAGGATGGCGTCCAGCTCGAAGAGGAGCCCCGCGTTGTTTCCATCCGCGCTCTTGACGTTCGAGCTGACGATCAAGCCGGCAATCCCTGCGCACAGGCCGCAGAAAGCGTAGACCCAGAAGGTGATGGCCCGTGCCCGGACCCCCGAGAAACGGGCGGCCACGGGGTTGATGCCAATCGCCTCGATGAAGAGGCCCAGCGCCGTCTTTCGGGTGAGGAGCAGCAGGACGCTTAGCACGGCCGCCACGATGAAGAGCGAGAAGGGAATCCCCGCCAGGAAGCCGTTTCCGATGAAGGAGTAGGGGCTGTAGTAGATGGTGATGATCTGTCCCCCCGTGATGAGCTGCGCCAGCCCACGTCCCGTCACGAGGAGGATCAGCGTGGCGATGATGGGCTGCATGCCGAAGTAGGAGACGAGCAAGCCGTTCCACATTCCCAGGAGCATGGCCACGGCCAGCGACACGGCGATGACCGCGGGGAGCGGATACAGGGTGACGTTCTGCATCCCGCCCTCCAGGACGAGCTGGCCGCCAATCATCGTCGCCGCCACGGCCCCGGAGATGGCCACCACCGCGCCCACGGAGATGTCGATGCCGTGCGTCGCGATCACCAGGGTCAGCCCCATGGCGATGATCATCAGGGGAGAGGCGCGGTTGAGGATGTCGATCAAGCTTCCATACAGGTGCCCATCCCGCATGGTGATGGAGAAGAACTGCGGGTTGGTGACCAGGTTGAACAGCAAAAGCAGGGCCAGCGTGACCAGGGGCCAGAAGATGCGCGCCTTGGCCAGGTCTCTCAGCGGGCTGGAATCCCGTGCCTGGCCACGCTGCGCTGAAGAGGACGTCATGCCTGGCCTCCCGCGATGATCTTGAACACGCTGCCCTCGTCCGCCTCACGGGTTTCGAGCTCGCCCACCTTCTGGCGGTCGCGCATGACCGCGATGCGGTCCGAATAGCGGAGAACCTCTTCGATCTCCGAGGAGATGAAGAGGATGGCCATGCCCTGGTCACACAATGCCATCACCTGTCCCATGATCTCGGCCTTCGCCGCGACGTCGATGCCCCGGGTGGGCTCATCGAGGATGAGCATCCGCGGATGGGTGGCCAGCCAGCGTGCCAGGAGCACCTTCTGCTGATTGCCGCCGGAGAGCTGGGAGATGGGCGTCTCCATGTCGGAGACCTTGATGCCCAGGGCCTGGATGTAGCGCTCCGCCAGCTCCTCCTGCTGCTTCCGGGAGATGCTCCGGAAAATGCCCGACTTCGCCTGGAGCGCGAGCACCATGTTCTCGCGGATCGACAACTCTCCGATGATGCCTTCGTGCTTGCGGTCCTCTGGACAGAAGCCGATGCCTCGCTGGATGGCCTCCATCGGCGAGGAGAGCCGCGCCGGTTCTCCTTCGATTTCGATCGAGCCCTGCTCGGCCCGGTCGATGCCGAAGAGCAGCCGGGCCAGCTCGGTTCTTCCCGAGCCCAGAAGGCCTCCCATGCCCAGGGATTGGCCTTGCTGGACCTCCAGTTCCACGTCCTGAACCGAGCCCCGGCGGCCGAGCTTCTCCGCGCGCAGGAAAGGCTTCCTGGTCCCCGAGCGCTCCCCGTCACCCGCTGCCTTGGGCTCCAGCGGGAGGGGGGCGCGGGCGCTCTGGGTCCTGCTCGTCCCTTCGCTGGAGACTTCGCGGCCGACCATCTTGTTCACCAACTCCATGCGGGACACGCCATTCACGGGATGCTCGCTGACGAGCTCGCCGTTTCTCAGAATGGTGATGCGGTCGGAGATCTCGAAGGTCTGGCCGAGGAAGTGCGTGACGAAGAGGATGGCCATCCCCTGGGCCTTGAGCCTCCGCATGACGGACAAGAGCATCTTCACCTCGTCCTCGGCGAGGCTCGAAGTGGGCTCGTCGAGGATGAGGATCTTCGCCTGCATGTTCAGCGCCCGGGCGATGGCGCACACCTGCTGGACCGCGATCGAGCAGGTGAACAGGGGCGCGCTGACATCGACGTGGAGGTTGAGGTCCGACAGGAGAGACTCCGCCCTCTGGTGCATCTGTTTCCAGCGGATGGCGAAGGACTCGGAGCCGTTGTGGCCCAGGCAGATGTTCTCGGCGACCGAGAGGTTGGGGCAGAGGTTCACCTCTTGGTAGACCGTGCTGATTCCCAGCCGCTGCGCCTCCAGGGGGCTCTTGGGTTTGACCTCGCGGCCCTGAAGGAGGATGCGGCCTGCGTCCGGGCGATGGACGCCGGTCAGGACCTTGATCAGCGTCGACTTTCCCGCGCCATTCTGGCCCATCACCGAGTGGACCTCGCCCGGGAAGAGACGGAAGTCGACGCCACGGAGGGCCTGGACACCGGAGAAGCGCTTCGAGATCCCCTTCATCTCGAGCACCGGAACGGCTTCGCTCATGGGTGTTTCCTCGCCGTGCCGGGGAGGCTTAGTACTTCCGATGGGGGAACTCCTTGGCGGCAACCTCCTGCGGGAACACGCCCTCTTCGGTGACGATGCGCTTGGGCACCGGCTTGCCGGCCACGACGTCCTTCACGGCGCTCATCAGCTGGGGCCCGAGCAGGGGGCTGCACTCCACCGTGCAGTTCAGCTTGCCGGCGATCATCGCCTCGAAAGCGCCCTTCACCGCGTCGATGGACACGATGACCACGTCCTTGCCGGGACGCAGGCCCGCCTCCTCGATGGCCTGGATGGCGCCAATGGCCATGTCGTCGTTGTGGGCATAGAGGACGTTGATCTTCTTGCCCTCGGCTTTCAGGAAGGCCTCCATGACCTCCTTGCCCTTCGCCCGGGTGAAGTCACCGGTCTGGGAGCGGATGATCTTGAACTTCGGGGCGTTCTTGAGGACCTCCTCGAAGCCCTGCTTGCGGTCGATCGCGGGGGCAGAGCCGACGGTCCCCTGGAGCTCGACGATGTTCACATCGCCCTTGGCGGCCAGCTCCTTGACGGGCGGGTAGTCGATGAGCCATTTCGCCGCGCGGCGGCCTTCCTCCACGAAGTCCGAGCCCATGAAGGACACCCAGAGGGAGTCATCCTTCACGTCCACGGCGCGGTCAGACAGGATGACAGGGATCCGGGCGGCCTTGGCCTCCCGGAGGACGGGCTCCCAGCCGGTCTCCACGACGGGCGAGAAGGCAATCACGTCCACCCGTTGGGCAATGAAGGAGCGGATGGCCTTGATTTGGTTCTCTTGCCGTTGCTGGGCGTCGGAGAATTTCAAGGTGATACCTTCCGTGGCCGCGGCATCCTTGATGGACTGGGTGTTGGCGGTGCGCCACTCGCTTTCCGCGCCCACCTGGGAGAAGCCGAGAACGATTTTCTTGTCCTTGGCCAGGGCGAGCCCTGGGACGAATGCAAGGACGAGAAGGACCGCGGAGGCAGCGTTGAAGACAGCTCTTTTCATGGGTCGTCCCTCTCACTGAGCTACCCTGGTGTGTGGAAACACTGGTCACGAGCGCCAGGTTCGCGGTGACGGTCCAGCAAGCCATCCGCCTAGCGGGCCAGCCGGTAGGCCAAGTCGTTCCACCGGAGCTCGTTCTTGAGGGCGTGGAGCTCCATGCCTTTGCCGATGTGGATGAACTCGATGCCCACCATCGCCGCGAAGTCCTCGAGGACCTGAGGCGGGACGGCCCGGCTGAAGCCGGCATGGTGAGCGCCTCCCGCGAGGATCCAGGCTTCGCAGCTCTCCTTGAAGCTGGGGCGGGGCGTCCAGATGGCACGCGCCACCGGCAGGTGGGGCATGGTCTGCCCGGGCTG
Protein-coding sequences here:
- a CDS encoding DUF1109 domain-containing protein — translated: MRPECARVMDALGGPLPPELAAHAASCEDCRAITEGFGALGALPQAPLSEPPERSRTQALRELAAHPRASPWWRELLVLLAVFGGVMGGGLFALGRRGWVNNAASPAVVAGLALLILVLVGGGAFIALAPARRRPAWGLIGGGAAGVVLFQLLGGSGYTGMRSFLAGVLGCMVTEVALSVPPLALTLVLLCRSAFQPWRAVAAGLSSAGVGLFVLHLHCADGSAEHLALGHIAPWLLLSVVTLLLRARLPSRNYAP
- a CDS encoding RNA polymerase sigma factor, coding for MGRASGSEASDEALMARFCQGDAAAFNELFQRYARPVQGYLTRLTGSRTAAEDLVQVTFLSLVRARGRFLSGARLKPWLYAIATNAARDQQRRNARPEELTAEGELPVHAAADTQDPRDPGLERTVQRALSLLPEGQRVPIVLHRFEGMSFAEIAEAMGLTETAVKVRAHRGYARLRELLAQQREEMRE
- a CDS encoding L-ribulose-5-phosphate 4-epimerase — translated: MGSKYRELKERAWEANREIPRRGLAIFTFGNVSALDSAAGVFAIKPSGVAYDKLSWDDMVVVDLDGKTVEGTLRPSSDTKTHMVLYRNLRGLGGIAHTHSTYATGWAQARLPIPLYGTTHADHLTEDIPCTAVMSDEAVERDYELETGNQILECFRNRNPLHTPMVLVAGHAPFAWGESAEKAVYNAGVLEEIAKMAFITRGITSEAVRLPDRLIRKHFERKHGKSAYYGQK
- the yjfF gene encoding galactofuranose ABC transporter, permease protein YjfF produces the protein MNHVKAAPAAELPLLIPPRPKLRLDPRYLPLTVTLGLFVAMFGAGSFAFDGFFSLQVFLNLFIDNSFLVVTAIGMTFVIISGGIDLSVGSVIALTTMVLAALVENQGWSPALAVPLVLVMGAVIGSIQGFVIHYFAIQPFIVTLAGMFLARGLCYLISINSIAITHTFFTEVSALRFPLPFDSSISINVVIALAVLAGAIYLAHYTRFGRTIYAMGGNEQSALLMGLPVARTKILTYTFSGLCSALAGVSFTFYMLSGYGLHAQGMEMDAIAAAVIGGTLLTGGSGYVAGTLVGVLIYGTIQTLIMFEGSLSSWWTKIVIGLLLLVFCLFQKVFEKITHRRGQARAG
- a CDS encoding ABC transporter permease, which translates into the protein MTSSSAQRGQARDSSPLRDLAKARIFWPLVTLALLLLFNLVTNPQFFSITMRDGHLYGSLIDILNRASPLMIIAMGLTLVIATHGIDISVGAVVAISGAVAATMIGGQLVLEGGMQNVTLYPLPAVIAVSLAVAMLLGMWNGLLVSYFGMQPIIATLILLVTGRGLAQLITGGQIITIYYSPYSFIGNGFLAGIPFSLFIVAAVLSVLLLLTRKTALGLFIEAIGINPVAARFSGVRARAITFWVYAFCGLCAGIAGLIVSSNVKSADGNNAGLLFELDAILAVVLGGTSLGGGRFTLTGGVLGALIIQTLTTTIYAAGVAPEVTLVVKAGVVFLVSILQSDKVRNRLTSLGKAREALS
- a CDS encoding sugar ABC transporter ATP-binding protein; its protein translation is MSEAVPVLEMKGISKRFSGVQALRGVDFRLFPGEVHSVMGQNGAGKSTLIKVLTGVHRPDAGRILLQGREVKPKSPLEAQRLGISTVYQEVNLCPNLSVAENICLGHNGSESFAIRWKQMHQRAESLLSDLNLHVDVSAPLFTCSIAVQQVCAIARALNMQAKILILDEPTSSLAEDEVKMLLSVMRRLKAQGMAILFVTHFLGQTFEISDRITILRNGELVSEHPVNGVSRMELVNKMVGREVSSEGTSRTQSARAPLPLEPKAAGDGERSGTRKPFLRAEKLGRRGSVQDVELEVQQGQSLGMGGLLGSGRTELARLLFGIDRAEQGSIEIEGEPARLSSPMEAIQRGIGFCPEDRKHEGIIGELSIRENMVLALQAKSGIFRSISRKQQEELAERYIQALGIKVSDMETPISQLSGGNQQKVLLARWLATHPRMLILDEPTRGIDVAAKAEIMGQVMALCDQGMAILFISSEIEEVLRYSDRIAVMRDRQKVGELETREADEGSVFKIIAGGQA
- a CDS encoding ABC transporter substrate-binding protein — protein: MKRAVFNAASAVLLVLAFVPGLALAKDKKIVLGFSQVGAESEWRTANTQSIKDAAATEGITLKFSDAQQRQENQIKAIRSFIAQRVDVIAFSPVVETGWEPVLREAKAARIPVILSDRAVDVKDDSLWVSFMGSDFVEEGRRAAKWLIDYPPVKELAAKGDVNIVELQGTVGSAPAIDRKQGFEEVLKNAPKFKIIRSQTGDFTRAKGKEVMEAFLKAEGKKINVLYAHNDDMAIGAIQAIEEAGLRPGKDVVIVSIDAVKGAFEAMIAGKLNCTVECSPLLGPQLMSAVKDVVAGKPVPKRIVTEEGVFPQEVAAKEFPHRKY